From Pseudomonas sp. CCI4.2, one genomic window encodes:
- a CDS encoding MIP/aquaporin family protein translates to MTTANQPLPQAPTLTGQCIAEFMGTALLIFFGTGCVAALKVAGASFGLWEISIIWGVGVSLAIYMTAGVSGAHLNPAVSIALCIFGNFEKRKLPFYIIAQVAGAFCAAALVYGLYISLFFDFEHTHHMIRGSQASLELASIFSTYPNPAISTGQAFLVELVITAILMCVIMSLTDDNNGLPRGPMAPLLIGLLIAVIGSSMGPLTGFAMNPARDFGPKLMTFFAGWGEMAFTGGREIPYFLIPIVAPILGACLGAAGYRGLIARYLPSAPVAEKPRAPKAVVDNAPASF, encoded by the coding sequence ATGACCACGGCTAATCAGCCACTGCCTCAGGCACCTACGCTAACGGGGCAATGCATCGCAGAGTTTATGGGCACCGCGCTGTTGATCTTTTTCGGAACAGGTTGTGTTGCAGCGCTCAAGGTCGCTGGTGCCAGCTTTGGCCTGTGGGAAATCAGCATCATCTGGGGAGTAGGCGTCAGCTTGGCGATCTACATGACCGCCGGCGTTTCCGGAGCCCACCTCAATCCTGCTGTCAGCATCGCACTGTGTATATTCGGTAATTTCGAAAAGAGAAAATTACCGTTTTACATCATTGCGCAAGTAGCAGGGGCCTTCTGCGCCGCAGCGCTTGTCTACGGACTGTACATCAGCTTGTTTTTCGATTTCGAACACACTCATCACATGATTCGCGGCAGTCAAGCCAGCCTCGAATTAGCCTCGATTTTCTCGACGTACCCTAACCCTGCCATCTCCACCGGACAGGCGTTTCTGGTCGAACTCGTTATTACCGCGATCCTGATGTGCGTAATCATGTCCTTGACCGACGACAACAACGGCTTGCCAAGAGGCCCAATGGCGCCCCTATTGATTGGGCTACTGATTGCAGTAATCGGCAGTTCGATGGGGCCACTCACAGGGTTCGCGATGAACCCTGCGCGGGATTTCGGGCCTAAGCTGATGACATTCTTCGCTGGCTGGGGCGAGATGGCCTTCACCGGCGGCCGGGAGATTCCGTACTTTCTGATTCCAATCGTGGCGCCGATCCTGGGTGCCTGCCTAGGCGCTGCGGGTTATCGCGGCCTGATTGCTCGTTACCTCCCTAGCGCACCTGTCGCTGAGAAACCGCGAGCACCCAAGGCAGTTGTGGATAACGCTCCAGCCAGTTTTTGA
- the ybaK gene encoding Cys-tRNA(Pro) deacylase: MTPALDLLKKVRAEHHIHSYEHDPKAASYGLEAAQELGLEPARVFKTLLAATEKGELLVAVVPVSGTLDLKALAHAAGAKKTEMADPAAAQRATGYLLGGISPLGQKKRLRTFIDQSAQPFATVFVSAGRRGLEVELSAAVLAEHTHGVFAEIGRP, encoded by the coding sequence ATGACACCCGCGTTGGATTTATTAAAAAAAGTTCGGGCTGAGCACCATATTCACAGTTACGAGCACGACCCCAAGGCGGCGTCTTATGGGTTGGAGGCGGCGCAAGAGCTTGGATTGGAACCGGCTCGGGTGTTCAAGACCCTCTTGGCAGCCACTGAAAAGGGCGAACTGTTGGTTGCCGTGGTTCCGGTGTCGGGTACGTTGGACCTCAAGGCGCTGGCCCACGCTGCTGGTGCCAAAAAAACCGAAATGGCTGATCCGGCCGCCGCTCAGCGTGCGACGGGCTACTTGTTAGGCGGCATTAGCCCACTGGGGCAGAAAAAGCGTTTGCGTACGTTTATTGATCAATCGGCGCAGCCTTTTGCCACGGTATTTGTCAGCGCCGGTCGTCGCGGTCTTGAGGTAGAGCTTTCGGCTGCAGTGTTGGCCGAACATACCCACGGTGTTTTTGCCGAGATTGGTCGTCCGTAA
- a CDS encoding PhzF family phenazine biosynthesis protein: MQLEFHQVDAFSEHPFSGNPAMVYRLDSWLSDELMQNIAAEHNLAETAFLVREGLGWHIRWFTPSTEVPLCGHATLAAAHVLFEVYSDSAERIDFIGKAGALSVTREGDRLVLDFPAMVPTSAAVTIELERALGVDIVDVYGSVELMVVLESEQAVRDCEPDMAALIRLPWPGVIVTARGETHDFVSRYFAPAIGVPEDPVTGSTHCSLIPYWSSRLGKLSLSAYQCSTRGGELFCRLEGDRVKIGGHARLVASGKLLLG; encoded by the coding sequence ATGCAGCTTGAATTTCATCAGGTCGACGCGTTTAGCGAGCACCCGTTCAGTGGCAACCCGGCGATGGTTTACCGGCTCGACAGCTGGCTGTCAGATGAGCTGATGCAAAACATTGCTGCCGAACACAATTTGGCAGAAACCGCGTTTTTGGTTCGCGAAGGCCTGGGTTGGCACATCCGCTGGTTCACACCCTCCACCGAGGTTCCGCTGTGCGGCCATGCCACATTGGCCGCCGCCCACGTGCTGTTCGAGGTTTATAGTGATTCAGCGGAGCGCATCGATTTTATCGGCAAGGCCGGGGCGCTGAGCGTTACGCGGGAAGGTGATCGACTTGTATTGGATTTTCCGGCCATGGTTCCGACCAGTGCAGCGGTAACCATTGAGCTTGAGCGGGCGCTGGGGGTGGACATTGTCGATGTCTATGGCTCAGTGGAGTTGATGGTTGTGCTGGAGTCCGAACAGGCGGTTCGAGATTGCGAGCCAGACATGGCTGCACTGATCCGTCTGCCTTGGCCGGGGGTGATTGTGACCGCAAGGGGCGAAACTCATGACTTCGTTTCTCGCTACTTCGCGCCGGCCATTGGTGTTCCTGAAGATCCTGTGACGGGCTCGACGCACTGTTCACTGATTCCGTATTGGTCGAGCCGGCTGGGCAAACTCAGCCTGAGCGCTTACCAATGCTCGACCCGTGGCGGCGAACTGTTTTGCCGTCTGGAAGGCGACCGCGTAAAGATTGGCGGTCATGCGAGATTGGTCGCAAGTGGGAAATTGTTGTTGGGGTGA
- a CDS encoding ABC transporter ATP-binding protein, translating into MSQPALLSLRNLACGYQGQPVVQALSLHINAGDIGCLLGSSGCGKTTTLRAIAGFEPLLEGDITLNGEVISRAGFTLAPEKRRIGMVFQDYALFPHLSVAANVGFGIRNHPRINAVTDELLELVNLGSLGKRFAHELSGGQQQRVALARALAPEPQLLLLDEPFSNLDGELRRRLSHEVRDILKARGTSAVLVTHDQEEAFAVSDQVGVFNEGRLEQWATPYTLYNAPLTPFVASFIGQGYFVRGQVIDTGWVQSELGVLHCQGTFAIGTAVDILLRPDDIVDAPDSPIKAVVVSKTFQGASALYRLRLPSGAPLEALLPSRCDYRPGEAVGIRVKEQTLVVFQV; encoded by the coding sequence ATGAGTCAGCCGGCACTGTTGAGCCTGCGAAACCTGGCCTGTGGCTATCAGGGTCAACCCGTGGTGCAGGCGCTCAGTCTGCACATCAATGCGGGTGATATCGGATGTTTGCTGGGCTCTTCCGGTTGCGGCAAGACAACAACGCTGCGCGCCATTGCCGGTTTTGAACCGCTGCTTGAGGGCGACATCACCCTAAATGGTGAAGTGATTTCCCGAGCCGGTTTTACCCTGGCGCCGGAGAAACGTCGGATCGGCATGGTTTTCCAAGATTACGCACTGTTCCCCCATTTGAGCGTCGCGGCCAACGTTGGATTCGGCATTCGCAACCACCCGCGAATTAACGCTGTCACCGATGAATTACTCGAGCTGGTCAACCTTGGCTCGTTGGGTAAACGCTTTGCGCATGAGCTGTCCGGCGGTCAACAACAGCGGGTTGCCTTGGCCCGGGCCCTGGCACCCGAACCGCAACTGTTGCTACTCGATGAACCCTTCTCCAACCTGGACGGTGAATTGCGTCGCCGACTCAGCCACGAAGTCCGCGACATCCTCAAAGCTCGGGGCACCAGTGCTGTTCTGGTGACCCACGACCAAGAAGAAGCGTTTGCTGTCAGCGATCAAGTAGGAGTCTTCAACGAAGGTCGCCTAGAGCAGTGGGCTACACCGTACACCCTGTATAACGCCCCGCTAACGCCCTTTGTCGCCAGCTTCATTGGGCAGGGCTATTTTGTTCGCGGTCAGGTTATCGATACAGGATGGGTGCAATCGGAACTGGGTGTGTTGCACTGTCAGGGCACTTTCGCTATTGGCACTGCCGTCGACATACTGCTGCGCCCGGACGATATCGTAGATGCGCCGGACAGCCCGATAAAGGCAGTGGTCGTTAGCAAGACCTTTCAGGGCGCGTCGGCGCTTTACCGACTGCGCTTGCCATCCGGCGCGCCGCTTGAAGCGCTATTACCAAGCCGCTGCGATTATCGTCCGGGTGAAGCAGTGGGGATTCGAGTGAAGGAACAGACGCTAGTAGTGTTTCAGGTATAA
- the argF gene encoding ornithine carbamoyltransferase, whose amino-acid sequence MSARHFLSMMDYTPQELASVIRRGVELKDLRNRGVLFEPLKNRVLGMIFEKSSTRTRVSFEAGMIQLGGQAIFLSPRDTQLGRGEPIGDGARVMSRMVDAVMIRTFAHSNLIEFAAHSSVPVINGLSDDLHPCQLLADMQTFLEHRGSIQGKTVAWIGDGNNMCNSYIEAAIKFDFQLRVACPEGYEPSPAFLALAGDRVSVVRDPRQAVARAHLVSTDVWTSMGQEEETANRLALFAPYQVTRELLDLAAKDVLFMHCLPAHRGEEISLDLLDDPRAVPWDQAENRLHAQKALLEFLVKPAYRSE is encoded by the coding sequence ATGAGCGCAAGGCACTTTCTCTCCATGATGGATTACACGCCGCAAGAGCTGGCCAGTGTGATTCGTCGCGGCGTAGAGCTGAAGGACCTGCGAAATCGCGGCGTACTTTTCGAGCCGCTAAAAAACCGGGTTCTCGGAATGATCTTCGAGAAATCTTCGACTCGGACGCGTGTTTCTTTTGAAGCGGGCATGATCCAACTCGGCGGACAGGCGATCTTTTTGTCCCCAAGAGACACCCAACTGGGTCGCGGCGAGCCTATCGGCGATGGCGCTCGGGTCATGTCGCGTATGGTCGATGCGGTCATGATTCGTACTTTTGCCCACAGCAACCTGATCGAATTCGCCGCCCACTCCAGCGTTCCGGTCATCAATGGTCTGTCCGACGACCTGCACCCCTGCCAATTGCTGGCGGACATGCAAACCTTCCTGGAGCATCGAGGCTCGATTCAAGGCAAGACCGTGGCCTGGATCGGCGACGGCAACAACATGTGCAACAGCTATATAGAAGCGGCGATCAAATTCGACTTCCAGTTGCGCGTTGCCTGCCCTGAAGGCTACGAACCTAGCCCAGCTTTTCTGGCACTGGCCGGTGATCGGGTCAGCGTTGTGCGTGACCCTCGGCAAGCCGTTGCCCGCGCGCACCTGGTCAGCACCGACGTTTGGACCTCCATGGGCCAAGAAGAAGAGACCGCCAATCGCCTGGCCTTGTTCGCACCGTATCAAGTCACCCGTGAACTACTCGATCTAGCCGCTAAAGACGTGCTGTTCATGCATTGTTTACCGGCACATCGTGGTGAGGAGATCAGCCTTGACCTACTTGATGACCCCCGCGCCGTCCCTTGGGACCAAGCTGAAAACCGCCTGCACGCGCAAAAAGCGCTGCTTGAGTTTCTGGTCAAGCCAGCCTACCGCAGCGAATGA